One window of Anaerolineales bacterium genomic DNA carries:
- a CDS encoding response regulator transcription factor — MTIKVLIADDHKLFRQGLIGLMKTREDLVEVIGEAETGEEAIQLAERLNPDVILLDIYMPQTDGLQAAKEIRQRFPHIAVVMLTSSERDGHLYEAAQLGVAGYLLKSLDANELFDLLHGVTHGEPAMTRAMASKLLKSVANRMANEDKGEQSLTERELFVLRLVASGASNQEIADKLTISVNTVKSHIKNILEKLHLENRTQAATYALKHGLVSPRDS, encoded by the coding sequence ATGACGATCAAAGTTTTGATAGCAGACGACCACAAACTGTTCCGCCAGGGGTTGATCGGCTTGATGAAAACCCGCGAAGACCTGGTCGAGGTCATCGGCGAGGCTGAAACGGGTGAGGAAGCCATTCAGTTGGCTGAAAGACTTAACCCGGATGTGATCCTCCTCGATATTTACATGCCGCAGACCGATGGACTTCAGGCGGCAAAGGAGATTCGACAACGTTTCCCGCATATTGCCGTGGTGATGCTTACATCCTCCGAACGGGACGGACACTTATATGAAGCGGCTCAGCTCGGTGTGGCTGGATATTTATTGAAAAGCCTCGATGCGAACGAATTGTTCGACCTCCTGCACGGCGTAACTCATGGAGAGCCAGCCATGACTCGCGCCATGGCGTCGAAATTGCTCAAAAGCGTGGCGAACCGGATGGCAAATGAAGACAAGGGCGAGCAATCCCTTACCGAGCGGGAGTTATTCGTCCTGCGGCTGGTGGCAAGCGGCGCCAGCAACCAGGAGATCGCCGACAAACTGACGATCTCCGTCAATACGGTCAAGAGTCATATCAAGAATATTCTCGAGAAATTACATTTGGAAAACCGCACCCAGGCTGCCACCTATGCTTTGAAGCATGGGTTGGTCTCGCCGCGCGACAGTTAA
- a CDS encoding dimethyl sulfoxide reductase anchor subunit — MNVREWALPVYTILMQLAVGAFFIIWLIRHLAGSKFSPQEIDRIIFNPILVIAFTIVVAMGGAHFHLSKPFHSFLAVLNFKTSWLSREIIFTVLFFLTTMIVLYLVYFQPHRRSLVSGLGWLAIVFGFVLIYCMALIYLIPTQVAWNSTTVILSFFITALMLGGMAIACLMMLDLKFAEIQKADDVDLRAQVIRYSSGGLTVLTVVLAVFSLGILFTQIRLLSQGDPIARTSLRLLVELYMPLLLLRLACLTYAPLALALAVVKMYRKQSAPQNLMNPVYLSCLMILVGEIIGRFLFYATHIRVGV, encoded by the coding sequence ATGAACGTCCGCGAATGGGCATTACCGGTTTACACGATCCTGATGCAACTGGCGGTCGGGGCTTTCTTCATCATTTGGTTGATTAGGCATCTGGCAGGTTCGAAGTTCAGTCCGCAGGAGATCGACCGCATCATTTTCAATCCGATCCTTGTGATCGCCTTTACGATCGTCGTCGCCATGGGCGGTGCACATTTCCATTTGAGCAAGCCGTTTCATTCCTTTCTTGCCGTGCTGAATTTCAAAACATCCTGGCTTAGCAGGGAAATCATCTTCACGGTCTTGTTCTTTCTGACAACAATGATCGTGTTGTATCTCGTATATTTCCAGCCCCACCGGCGCTCTCTTGTCAGTGGGCTGGGTTGGTTGGCGATTGTTTTTGGGTTCGTTTTGATCTATTGCATGGCGCTCATCTACCTCATCCCCACCCAGGTGGCATGGAATTCCACAACGGTGATCCTTTCATTTTTTATCACAGCGCTGATGCTTGGTGGCATGGCAATCGCCTGTCTGATGATGCTGGATTTGAAGTTCGCGGAGATCCAAAAAGCCGATGATGTGGACCTGCGCGCCCAGGTCATCCGTTATTCCTCCGGCGGATTGACCGTTTTGACGGTTGTCCTTGCTGTGTTCAGCCTGGGAATTCTTTTCACACAAATCCGCCTCCTTTCTCAGGGAGATCCAATCGCCCGCACAAGCTTGAGGCTACTCGTTGAGCTTTATATGCCACTCCTGCTTTTGCGGCTGGCATGCCTGACCTATGCCCCCCTCGCGCTTGCCTTGGCTGTAGTCAAGATGTACAGAAAACAATCCGCGCCGCAAAATTTAATGAACCCGGTCTATCTTTCCTGCCTGATGATACTGGTGGGAGAGATCATCGGGCGGTTCCTATTTTATGCCACGCACATCCGCGTGGGAGTATAG
- a CDS encoding GAF domain-containing protein, whose amino-acid sequence MILLFFYGLAFEGLGLAAYLQFRREGDFPLKKELPWLASFGIVGGAAGWTEMFLVSGSLGDLAYGLSILRVCLHLLTGLLILRFGWGMFNNLDPLPPWSIFVPGILIVPIAFVMTYAATTFITPSPLEIPIEIWTRYLLYLPGSFLAGVGFLRQWYSQRKSGFYEVSNLMLGAGLAFLFEAIMMGLIVPAAPYGPASYYNYDRVIHNAFSGEILEVSQPYGLSTWLDYQSILSTTGMPIEIWRMLSAVIVTYFVARALDVFEAIRKRQIVALQEERDRAQQEAFDSQILARRNAEKWTDALVNISRRIAELEHVDDILVYIVENVRGLLRADFVGLAISNQWNEFLELKCRSQGGESRLVNESPVIVTNPLIKYVVKSSTPFSSKCAEDIEPLEGICFFTDETAKSAVIVPLKLENTTIGALWSARFEDDPFSDTDMIWLESMADQVAIAIQHGLMTSQLQSLSIVQERSRIAREMHDGLAQVLGYLNLQTQTLGSFLSQGKIDKLQEELSKMRQAIQTAHADVRENILSLRTTLAQEKGLETAAEEYLTEFGIQMGVDTHFDYRVDGELNLSSIAEVQLVCILQEALTNVRKHAQAGRVDVAIWKEKKEEGEYIHMHVDDDGVGFQTVGSKRSFGLQTMRERAEGSGGSLNIQSVVGRGTHIECRLPCLQRERLQKQSVVIQ is encoded by the coding sequence GTGATTCTTCTCTTCTTCTACGGTTTGGCGTTCGAAGGTTTGGGGCTGGCTGCTTATTTGCAATTTAGGAGGGAGGGAGACTTTCCTTTGAAGAAGGAACTGCCCTGGCTGGCTTCTTTCGGCATTGTGGGAGGTGCGGCTGGCTGGACGGAAATGTTCCTTGTCAGCGGGTCGCTTGGCGATCTGGCATATGGTTTGAGCATTTTGCGGGTCTGTCTCCACCTGCTGACGGGTTTGCTTATTTTGCGCTTCGGCTGGGGGATGTTCAACAACCTCGACCCCCTGCCCCCATGGAGCATATTCGTCCCGGGGATTCTCATCGTACCAATTGCATTCGTTATGACCTATGCGGCGACAACATTCATTACGCCGTCTCCCCTGGAAATTCCAATAGAAATCTGGACACGCTACCTGCTTTACCTGCCGGGCAGTTTTCTTGCAGGGGTCGGTTTCCTGCGCCAATGGTATTCCCAGAGAAAAAGCGGATTTTACGAGGTTTCGAACTTGATGCTTGGGGCTGGCTTGGCGTTTCTTTTCGAGGCAATCATGATGGGCCTAATCGTTCCAGCCGCCCCCTACGGACCCGCCTCCTACTATAACTATGACAGGGTGATCCACAATGCTTTTAGCGGGGAGATCTTGGAGGTAAGCCAGCCATACGGGTTATCCACCTGGCTGGATTATCAAAGTATATTGAGCACCACGGGCATGCCAATCGAGATCTGGCGCATGCTTTCCGCCGTGATCGTCACCTACTTTGTGGCGAGAGCATTGGATGTTTTTGAGGCAATACGAAAAAGACAGATCGTAGCCCTTCAAGAAGAAAGAGACCGCGCCCAGCAGGAAGCGTTCGATTCTCAAATCCTGGCGCGAAGAAACGCCGAGAAGTGGACGGATGCACTGGTGAACATCAGCCGCCGCATTGCCGAGCTCGAGCATGTGGACGATATCCTCGTTTACATCGTGGAGAATGTGCGCGGTCTGTTACGCGCAGATTTCGTCGGCCTGGCAATATCGAATCAGTGGAACGAATTTCTTGAGTTGAAGTGCCGCTCCCAGGGCGGTGAGAGCCGACTCGTCAATGAATCACCGGTTATCGTGACGAATCCGCTCATCAAATACGTTGTAAAAAGCTCGACTCCGTTCTCCTCGAAATGCGCTGAAGATATCGAACCCCTGGAGGGAATTTGTTTCTTCACCGATGAAACAGCGAAGTCGGCGGTGATTGTGCCGCTCAAACTTGAGAACACGACCATCGGCGCATTATGGAGCGCGCGCTTCGAGGACGATCCCTTCTCCGATACCGACATGATCTGGTTGGAAAGCATGGCAGACCAGGTGGCGATTGCCATCCAGCACGGTTTGATGACGTCACAATTACAGTCACTGTCCATTGTTCAGGAGCGCAGCCGCATCGCACGCGAAATGCACGATGGATTGGCGCAGGTCCTTGGGTATTTGAACCTCCAAACACAAACGTTGGGGTCGTTCCTGAGTCAGGGCAAAATCGATAAATTACAGGAGGAATTATCGAAGATGCGGCAGGCGATTCAGACCGCCCATGCGGATGTGCGCGAAAATATCTTGAGCCTGCGCACCACACTCGCCCAGGAGAAGGGGCTCGAAACTGCGGCAGAGGAATACCTGACGGAGTTCGGCATTCAAATGGGCGTCGACACCCACTTCGATTATCGCGTGGACGGCGAGTTGAACCTTTCATCGATTGCGGAGGTGCAACTGGTTTGTATATTACAGGAGGCACTGACGAACGTTCGCAAGCATGCGCAAGCCGGACGTGTGGATGTTGCCATCTGGAAGGAAAAGAAGGAGGAGGGCGAATACATCCACATGCATGTCGACGATGACGGCGTTGGTTTTCAAACGGTGGGCTCAAAGCGAAGTTTCGGATTGCAGACGATGCGGGAACGCGCCGAGGGCTCGGGCGGCAGCTTGAACATTCAATCGGTGGTCGGGCGTGGAACGCATATCGAATGCCGCCTGCCCTGCCTGCAAAGGGAAAGACTTCAAAAACAAAGCGTGGTGATCCAATGA
- a CDS encoding beta-lactamase family protein: MNLKTFFKPGWRFVLMAVCGLAVLAFVSMKAQAAPVKTTDFQELDTAIAAQMQKHGLPGVAVAVIEGDQIVYLQGYGTAGPGRAMTAQTRMVIGSQSKSFTALAIAQLAEAGKLELDAPVQTYIPWFRVADEQASAQITIRNLLQHTSGLSGSGYPIILPDDASLEEAVRSLEQASLTAPVGTRFQYFNLGYDVLGYLIELRSGATYADYLQANIFAPLGMDSSTARPQDVTDLAQGYTRLFGFNVPMAVTIPEYEIPSGYIVSTAEDMARYALAMKNDGAGLVSPRRARSMLSGLVMRAFCRRVRGS; encoded by the coding sequence ATGAACCTGAAAACTTTTTTCAAACCCGGCTGGCGCTTCGTGCTCATGGCAGTCTGTGGGCTGGCTGTTCTGGCATTTGTTTCCATGAAAGCCCAGGCCGCCCCGGTCAAGACCACCGATTTTCAAGAACTGGATACCGCCATCGCCGCTCAAATGCAAAAACACGGCCTGCCCGGTGTCGCGGTAGCCGTTATCGAAGGTGATCAAATCGTCTATTTGCAAGGCTATGGCACAGCCGGGCCGGGCCGCGCCATGACCGCTCAAACCCGCATGGTCATTGGCTCGCAGAGTAAATCCTTTACCGCCCTCGCGATTGCCCAACTGGCGGAAGCCGGGAAACTGGAACTTGACGCGCCGGTGCAAACCTACATCCCCTGGTTCCGGGTTGCGGATGAACAGGCTTCGGCTCAAATCACCATCCGGAATTTGCTCCAGCACACCAGCGGCTTGTCTGGCTCCGGCTATCCGATCATCCTGCCCGATGATGCTTCGCTGGAAGAAGCCGTGCGCTCGCTGGAACAGGCCAGCCTGACCGCGCCGGTGGGGACGCGCTTCCAGTATTTCAATCTGGGTTACGACGTACTAGGCTACCTGATCGAGTTGCGTAGCGGCGCGACCTATGCCGATTATCTCCAGGCGAACATCTTTGCCCCATTGGGCATGGACAGCAGCACTGCACGTCCGCAGGATGTGACTGATTTAGCTCAGGGCTATACCCGCCTGTTTGGCTTCAACGTCCCGATGGCAGTGACCATTCCCGAATATGAGATTCCCTCCGGTTATATCGTCTCTACCGCTGAAGATATGGCTCGCTATGCCCTGGCGATGAAAAACGACGGCGCGGGGCTGGTTTCGCCGCGCAGGGCGCGCAGCATGTTATCGGGGTTGGTGATGAGGGCTTTTTGCCGCCGCGTTCGAGGAAGTTGA
- a CDS encoding ABC transporter ATP-binding protein — MIAIETHALSKKFKERTAVHPLNLSIKQGQVFGLLGLNGAGKTTTIRMLTCLAKPTSGDATVLGKSILTEAQAVKENINLSPQETAVAPNLSVRENLELMAGVYGNSRQSSKDRTEQVMEKLGLSDRQNDKAKVLSGGWQRRLSIAMALISEPKILFLDEPTLGLDVIARRELWSVIENLKGEMTIILTTHYLEEAQSLSDEIGIMANGRLKALGSAESMMTDTGARNFEDAFIALATGSKEMK, encoded by the coding sequence ATGATTGCCATTGAAACTCACGCATTAAGCAAGAAATTCAAGGAACGCACGGCCGTTCACCCGTTGAATCTCTCCATCAAGCAGGGTCAGGTTTTTGGCTTGTTGGGGCTGAACGGAGCGGGAAAAACGACCACCATCCGCATGTTGACCTGTCTGGCAAAGCCCACCAGCGGCGACGCCACTGTGCTCGGGAAAAGTATCCTGACCGAAGCCCAGGCGGTTAAGGAAAATATCAACCTGTCGCCTCAGGAAACTGCTGTGGCTCCCAACCTGAGCGTGAGGGAAAACTTGGAGTTGATGGCTGGTGTTTATGGGAACAGCCGCCAATCATCTAAAGACAGAACCGAACAAGTTATGGAAAAACTGGGTTTGTCTGACAGGCAAAATGACAAAGCAAAAGTCCTTTCGGGTGGTTGGCAGCGCCGCCTGAGCATTGCCATGGCGCTCATCTCCGAGCCGAAAATCCTGTTTCTCGACGAGCCAACCCTGGGACTCGATGTGATTGCCAGGCGTGAGTTGTGGTCGGTGATTGAAAACCTGAAAGGCGAAATGACCATTATTCTCACCACACACTATCTCGAGGAAGCCCAGTCGCTTTCAGATGAAATTGGCATTATGGCAAACGGCAGGTTGAAAGCGCTTGGAAGCGCGGAATCCATGATGACTGACACAGGCGCGCGAAATTTTGAAGATGCATTTATCGCATTGGCGACAGGTTCAAAGGAGATGAAATGA
- a CDS encoding response regulator transcription factor, which produces MNETKASIKTVFLAEGEKHVLEALRLVLEQQAGFEIIGEARSAESLLAHVCKLSPDVILLDWSLPGFHPQRLLPTLRECCPSTKLTAVSINPEHEKPAHEFGADGFISMQLSPEVFLSSLNAILAPLNSQKEKNTNEVHSLRQGENI; this is translated from the coding sequence ATGAATGAAACGAAGGCATCCATAAAGACGGTGTTCCTGGCAGAGGGCGAGAAACATGTCCTGGAAGCCCTGCGGCTGGTATTGGAACAACAAGCGGGGTTTGAAATCATAGGAGAAGCCCGTTCGGCCGAAAGTTTACTGGCGCATGTTTGTAAATTATCTCCAGACGTCATTTTGTTGGATTGGAGCCTGCCCGGCTTTCACCCGCAGCGCCTGCTCCCCACCCTGCGTGAATGCTGCCCGTCCACGAAGTTGACCGCCGTCAGCATTAATCCAGAACACGAAAAGCCTGCACATGAGTTTGGTGCGGACGGCTTTATTTCCATGCAGCTTTCACCCGAAGTATTCCTATCCTCTCTGAATGCCATTCTTGCCCCACTGAATAGCCAAAAAGAAAAAAACACAAACGAAGTTCATTCCCTCAGACAAGGAGAAAACATATGA
- a CDS encoding response regulator transcription factor — MHEKRIRIVLVDDHAVVRSGLSAFMLAHDDLELVGEASNGERAIAICQHTQPDVVLMDLMMPGMDGAMATRHIRETCPGTQVLALTSFKEKELVEGALQAGAIGYLLKDISADELANAIRSAAAGKPTLAHEAQQVLIEGTRTPANKPGIDLTEREREVLALMTEGLNNNQIAKRLVVSPSTAKFHVSSILSKLNAATRAEAVSIALKNHLVT, encoded by the coding sequence ATGCATGAAAAACGAATTCGAATTGTCTTGGTGGACGATCATGCCGTCGTCCGTAGCGGATTAAGCGCGTTCATGCTGGCGCATGATGACCTGGAATTGGTGGGCGAAGCCTCCAATGGCGAACGCGCTATTGCTATCTGTCAGCATACCCAACCGGATGTGGTGCTGATGGATTTGATGATGCCCGGCATGGACGGCGCAATGGCGACCCGTCACATTCGCGAAACATGCCCGGGCACTCAGGTGCTCGCACTGACCAGTTTCAAAGAAAAGGAACTTGTGGAAGGGGCTTTACAAGCGGGGGCGATCGGGTATTTGCTTAAAGATATTTCTGCCGATGAACTCGCGAATGCCATCCGTTCTGCAGCGGCAGGCAAGCCGACCCTTGCTCATGAAGCCCAGCAGGTATTGATCGAAGGAACCCGCACACCAGCCAATAAACCCGGCATTGACCTGACGGAACGGGAGCGCGAAGTTCTTGCGTTGATGACAGAAGGCTTGAACAACAATCAGATCGCCAAAAGGCTGGTGGTCAGTCCATCCACAGCCAAATTTCATGTCAGTAGTATCCTCTCCAAATTGAATGCAGCCACCCGCGCAGAAGCGGTATCTATTGCGCTGAAAAACCACCTGGTCACTTGA
- a CDS encoding GAF domain-containing protein: MNKKTPLSKASSNTKAGQQFNLLDLIFERLPMGIAILDREYHIQRYNPTWGGFAVRYAPLTGKPLEPGVGYFEHLPGAEEMVLPMFQQVLAGETIGANSVRLESGGVVSFWDIFLAPLIENDEIIGILNVAADVTEKVMLQHNLEQHVGERTRELQMLLDVSAAANSSLNLDEALERTLDLIVDLVNASRAGVVLLNEQTGELIPHTLRPPQEIEQDDLSKVVSACRLVLGKGSTMNIVPDPAQGLLEPGVFLPLQLREQKLGVLVIIGAQGTSFSAAQLALFQSIADQLSIAVQNARLFERNEQAAIAAERNRLARDLHDAVTQTLFSASMIADVLPKIWERNPDEGHRRLEELRQLTRGALSEMRTLLVELRPAALADTDLGDLIGHQVNAFTARTRLLVEYQRHCTFNPPPEIKDAFYRIAQEVFNNIAKHAEASQVHVELRCEPEQVRLTIQDDGIGFDPEASEHEGLGLKIMDERARNARVKLEIESKIHAGSCLQVSWDPMEDTRQQENHNA, translated from the coding sequence GTGAACAAGAAGACACCTCTCTCTAAAGCCTCATCCAATACCAAAGCAGGACAACAGTTCAATTTGTTGGATCTGATCTTCGAACGTCTGCCAATGGGCATTGCAATTTTGGATCGCGAGTACCACATTCAACGATACAACCCTACCTGGGGTGGCTTTGCCGTGCGCTATGCCCCACTGACGGGAAAGCCGCTCGAACCCGGAGTTGGTTATTTCGAACACCTCCCGGGTGCAGAGGAGATGGTTCTGCCCATGTTCCAGCAAGTGCTGGCGGGTGAAACGATTGGGGCAAACAGTGTCCGCCTCGAGTCTGGCGGCGTTGTTTCTTTTTGGGATATATTCCTGGCACCGTTGATCGAAAACGATGAGATCATCGGCATTTTGAATGTGGCAGCCGATGTTACTGAAAAGGTGATGCTTCAACATAATCTTGAACAACACGTTGGGGAACGGACACGGGAATTGCAGATGCTACTGGATGTTTCTGCCGCTGCAAACAGTTCCTTGAATTTGGATGAAGCGCTCGAGCGGACCCTTGACCTGATCGTTGACCTCGTGAATGCATCTCGCGCCGGAGTGGTCCTTCTCAACGAACAGACCGGTGAATTGATCCCCCACACGCTGCGCCCGCCTCAGGAAATTGAGCAAGACGACCTCTCCAAAGTGGTTTCGGCTTGCCGGTTGGTCCTGGGGAAAGGCAGCACCATGAACATTGTCCCGGACCCAGCCCAGGGGTTGTTGGAGCCGGGGGTTTTTCTTCCGCTTCAACTTCGCGAGCAAAAACTTGGGGTGCTGGTCATCATCGGCGCGCAAGGCACATCCTTTTCAGCGGCACAGTTGGCATTGTTCCAATCCATCGCAGACCAGTTGAGCATTGCCGTTCAAAACGCACGTCTCTTTGAGAGAAATGAGCAGGCAGCCATCGCAGCCGAACGCAATCGCCTGGCACGCGACCTGCACGATGCAGTCACCCAAACACTTTTTTCTGCAAGCATGATCGCAGATGTGCTGCCCAAAATCTGGGAGCGCAACCCTGATGAAGGTCACCGCAGGCTGGAGGAATTGCGCCAGTTAACCCGCGGCGCGCTATCAGAGATGCGGACACTGCTGGTGGAGTTACGCCCCGCCGCATTGGCGGATACCGACCTGGGTGACTTGATAGGGCATCAGGTTAATGCTTTTACGGCACGCACACGCCTGCTGGTGGAATATCAGCGCCACTGTACATTTAACCCGCCGCCCGAGATCAAGGATGCCTTTTATCGCATTGCGCAGGAAGTGTTCAATAATATCGCCAAACACGCCGAAGCATCACAGGTTCATGTGGAGTTGAGATGTGAACCAGAGCAGGTGCGGCTGACAATACAAGATGATGGAATTGGTTTTGACCCTGAAGCCTCTGAACATGAAGGGCTGGGATTAAAGATCATGGATGAACGCGCCCGCAACGCCAGGGTTAAGCTGGAAATTGAAAGCAAGATCCATGCAGGGTCATGTTTGCAGGTTTCTTGGGATCCGATGGAAGATACCAGGCAGCAGGAGAATCACAATGCATGA
- a CDS encoding recombinase family protein — MSRRAAIYIRTSSETQAEKSSPVEQEADCRRLAVEKGLEVVQVYRDVEKYWVGNKLVEPSGSRSDRPGLLAMLKDATRDDFDVILAWREDRLYRGIRAMLTVLETIQNYKIEILLAKENFDPKIAPVRAWVAQMELDGMKERMTMGVIARLKAGKQTPVKIAMAIFA; from the coding sequence ATGTCTCGTAGAGCAGCAATCTACATCCGCACATCTTCCGAAACGCAGGCTGAAAAATCCAGTCCAGTTGAGCAGGAAGCAGATTGTCGGCGTTTGGCAGTAGAAAAAGGATTGGAAGTAGTTCAAGTGTATCGGGACGTGGAGAAATATTGGGTCGGCAACAAGCTGGTCGAACCTTCGGGCAGCCGTTCAGACCGCCCGGGTCTGCTTGCCATGCTCAAAGACGCCACCAGAGATGACTTCGATGTCATTCTCGCCTGGCGAGAGGACAGACTGTATCGTGGAATACGAGCGATGTTGACCGTCTTGGAAACCATCCAGAACTATAAGATCGAAATCCTCCTGGCAAAAGAAAATTTCGATCCCAAGATTGCTCCTGTCCGCGCCTGGGTAGCCCAAATGGAATTAGATGGGATGAAAGAACGGATGACTATGGGAGTGATCGCACGACTCAAAGCCGGCAAGCAAACACCGGTCAAGATCGCTATGGCTATATTCGCATAG